The following coding sequences are from one Epilithonimonas vandammei window:
- the ftsY gene encoding signal recognition particle-docking protein FtsY, translating to MSWFKKIFKKEEKDTLDKGLEKSSQGFFDKISRAVVGKNTVDDEVLDDLEDVLIASDVGAETTIKIIKRIEERVAKDKYVNVSELDRILREEISGLLLENPHLHTDNIDTSKKPYVIMVVGVNGVGKTTTIGKLANQFKSQGLKVVLGAADTFRAAAVDQLVIWSERVGVPIVKQGMGSDPASVAFDTVQSAVAQNADVVIIDTAGRLHNKVNLMNELTKIKRVMQKVIPDAPHEVLLVLDGSTGQNAFEQAKQFTAATEVSALAVTKLDGTAKGGVVIGISDQFQVPVKYIGVGEKMEDLQIFNGMEFVDSFFKQRN from the coding sequence ATGAGCTGGTTTAAAAAAATATTCAAAAAAGAAGAAAAAGATACACTTGATAAGGGTTTGGAAAAATCCAGCCAAGGATTCTTTGACAAAATTTCAAGAGCTGTTGTTGGAAAAAACACTGTAGATGATGAGGTGCTTGATGACCTAGAAGATGTTCTTATTGCTTCTGACGTAGGTGCGGAAACAACTATCAAGATTATTAAAAGAATTGAAGAACGCGTTGCCAAAGATAAGTATGTGAACGTATCCGAACTGGACCGGATCCTGCGCGAAGAAATATCTGGTCTACTTCTGGAAAATCCTCATTTGCACACCGACAATATAGATACTTCTAAAAAACCATATGTCATTATGGTAGTAGGCGTGAATGGTGTTGGAAAGACAACAACTATTGGAAAACTGGCAAATCAATTCAAATCTCAAGGACTTAAAGTAGTCTTAGGTGCGGCAGACACTTTCCGAGCTGCAGCCGTAGATCAGCTGGTCATTTGGAGTGAAAGAGTTGGTGTTCCTATTGTAAAACAAGGAATGGGTTCCGATCCTGCATCAGTGGCTTTTGATACTGTACAATCTGCGGTTGCCCAAAACGCAGATGTTGTTATCATTGATACAGCTGGAAGATTACATAATAAGGTAAATCTTATGAATGAACTTACCAAGATAAAACGCGTTATGCAGAAAGTGATTCCCGATGCACCACACGAAGTTCTTCTGGTTCTAGACGGATCCACTGGACAAAACGCTTTTGAGCAGGCAAAACAATTTACTGCTGCAACAGAAGTTTCTGCCTTAGCAGTTACCAAACTGGACGGCACGGCCAAAGGTGGCGTGGTGATAGGAATATCGGATCAGTTCCAGGTTCCCGTAAAATACATAGGCGTAGGAGAAAAGATGGAAGACCTTCAGATTTTTAACGGTATGGAATTTGTAGATTCATTTTTCAAACAAAGGAATTAA
- a CDS encoding GlsB/YeaQ/YmgE family stress response membrane protein, translating into MGILTWIIFGLIAGAIAKAIHPGKDPGGWLVTIIIGIVGAFIGGAIGTYVLGWGDVDSFWSPRSWLLAIGGSVLLLFIYSMLTKK; encoded by the coding sequence ATGGGTATTTTAACTTGGATTATCTTCGGACTTATTGCCGGAGCCATTGCAAAAGCTATCCATCCTGGTAAAGATCCGGGAGGCTGGCTTGTAACTATCATTATTGGGATTGTAGGCGCTTTTATAGGTGGTGCAATCGGAACATATGTCCTCGGCTGGGGTGATGTAGACTCTTTTTGGAGCCCAAGAAGTTGGCTATTAGCCATTGGTGGCTCAGTCCTATTATTATTTATTTATAGTATGCTCACCAAAAAGTAA
- a CDS encoding zinc-dependent metalloprotease has product MKKIFTTLLSFGMVAGALAQWTPTAMKGEALRQNGATKFYSLDVNVIRTQLQNAQLTGKDSKPVIISVPTLNGKIERFKVYSLPVVVQSLADKYQLGSYVGTGVDDPEKYIRFSVAPDDFQSMIIKNGVYEFVEPQNKEKTVYGVHPKTNKTSGASGSWLCNSTEPLVTKKEIEKLANGSNFTNSATDFSKASDKKYRTMRLAMSVNGEYTAYHGGTVAGALTAINATLTRCNGIFENDFALHLILQDFPSVIYTDASTDPYSTNLKQWNQQLQTTLTTNVGNDNYDIGHMFGASGGGGNAGCIGCVCINPTTATPLGKGSGITSPADGIPKGDNFDIDYVAHEIGHQLGANHTFSNSLESSGQNVEPGSGSTIMGYAGITGATDVQAHSDPYFHINSIIQVQNNLTSKTCDIETAVANQPPVIVAMPDVTIPKSTAFVLTAQATDAEGNPITYCWEQTDNATSTTSTSNLGNNTNGPTFRSWNPTTEPVRYFPKLSTVLAGNLKSTTDWEAVSTVARTTNYKVTVRDNNPDKTQQQTQYGTQRVVVGTAGPFKVTSTKVYNNGVAAFTWNPVGTTAAPYNVANVKIDYTTDNGNTWTVLAASTPNDGSEELNFNTFATNSQLTIRVSALGNVFYAVGKVTVSEMMNCNGTAPAGLAASEISQTGAKIDWDAVANATYTLRYKKAADTNWTEVNNLTTNTYTISGLVLTTAYNVSVATVCSGSTGAYATINFTTKGIEYCTAGATSTSFEKISNVTFANINNNSTSTAGYEDFTAVTGNVTAGQTYNFSASFSGTSYAEDQVLVWIDLNQDGDFDDAGERVLVTSAKTSPWTGSIAIPATAKIGQTRMRVRLHDSTLTPNTTPCGTSSYGQVEDYTLNVGQLAVSDVKKNSVNVYPNPAKDIINISNVSSKAQFEIYSVGGQLVNQGITDGKVNVSKLTKGVYILSVESNGEKTQTKFIKN; this is encoded by the coding sequence ATGAAGAAAATCTTTACTACTCTCCTTTCTTTTGGGATGGTGGCTGGTGCATTAGCTCAGTGGACACCTACAGCAATGAAAGGTGAAGCTCTACGGCAAAATGGAGCAACCAAGTTTTATTCTTTGGATGTTAACGTTATTCGCACACAACTGCAAAATGCCCAACTTACAGGGAAGGACAGCAAACCAGTAATCATTAGTGTACCAACTTTAAATGGTAAAATTGAAAGATTTAAAGTCTATAGTTTACCTGTAGTGGTGCAATCTTTGGCAGACAAATACCAATTGGGATCTTATGTAGGAACTGGAGTTGACGATCCAGAAAAGTACATCAGATTCTCTGTAGCTCCAGACGATTTCCAGTCGATGATCATTAAAAATGGCGTTTATGAATTTGTAGAACCACAAAACAAAGAAAAAACGGTTTATGGGGTCCATCCAAAGACCAACAAAACCAGTGGAGCAAGCGGATCTTGGCTTTGTAATAGTACCGAGCCTCTTGTCACAAAGAAGGAAATAGAAAAGCTTGCAAATGGTTCTAACTTCACCAACAGTGCAACCGATTTTTCCAAAGCATCTGATAAAAAATATAGAACGATGCGCCTTGCGATGTCTGTAAATGGTGAATATACAGCATATCATGGCGGTACTGTTGCTGGGGCTTTGACAGCTATTAATGCGACTTTAACCCGTTGTAACGGAATTTTTGAAAATGATTTTGCACTGCATTTGATTTTACAGGATTTTCCCTCTGTGATTTATACAGATGCTAGTACAGATCCCTATTCTACGAATTTGAAGCAATGGAATCAGCAATTACAAACTACATTGACAACTAATGTTGGAAATGATAATTATGACATCGGCCATATGTTTGGTGCTTCTGGCGGTGGTGGTAACGCTGGCTGTATTGGGTGTGTGTGTATTAATCCAACCACGGCTACTCCGTTAGGAAAAGGATCTGGAATTACTTCACCAGCAGATGGTATCCCAAAAGGAGACAATTTTGATATAGATTATGTAGCCCACGAAATAGGACATCAATTAGGTGCCAATCATACATTTTCTAATAGTTTGGAAAGTAGTGGCCAAAATGTAGAGCCAGGATCAGGATCCACAATTATGGGATACGCAGGTATCACTGGTGCGACGGATGTTCAGGCACATTCAGATCCATACTTTCATATCAACAGTATTATACAGGTACAGAACAATCTTACTTCTAAAACCTGTGATATTGAGACGGCAGTAGCAAATCAGCCACCAGTAATTGTTGCTATGCCAGACGTAACCATTCCTAAGAGTACTGCTTTCGTATTAACCGCGCAGGCAACTGATGCGGAAGGAAACCCTATTACATATTGTTGGGAACAAACCGATAATGCAACTTCTACGACCAGTACAAGCAATTTAGGGAACAATACCAATGGACCTACATTCAGATCTTGGAATCCTACAACTGAACCAGTTAGATATTTTCCAAAACTTAGTACAGTTTTAGCAGGAAACTTAAAAAGCACTACAGATTGGGAAGCTGTTTCTACAGTTGCAAGAACAACCAATTATAAAGTAACGGTACGAGACAATAATCCGGACAAAACACAACAACAAACTCAATATGGCACTCAAAGAGTTGTTGTAGGAACTGCAGGACCATTTAAGGTGACATCTACAAAGGTTTACAACAATGGTGTAGCTGCTTTCACTTGGAATCCAGTGGGAACAACTGCTGCGCCGTATAATGTAGCGAATGTAAAAATAGATTACACCACTGATAATGGTAATACTTGGACTGTTTTAGCAGCATCAACTCCTAATGATGGATCAGAAGAACTAAACTTTAATACGTTCGCTACCAATTCTCAACTTACAATAAGAGTTTCCGCTTTAGGTAATGTTTTCTACGCTGTTGGAAAAGTTACAGTTTCTGAAATGATGAATTGTAATGGAACAGCTCCAGCTGGTCTTGCAGCTTCAGAGATTAGTCAGACCGGTGCAAAAATAGATTGGGATGCTGTAGCTAATGCCACTTATACATTAAGATATAAAAAAGCTGCTGATACCAACTGGACAGAGGTTAACAATCTTACAACTAATACTTATACGATTTCTGGATTGGTATTAACTACAGCTTATAATGTGAGTGTAGCTACCGTTTGTAGTGGATCAACTGGTGCTTACGCCACCATTAATTTTACAACAAAAGGCATTGAATATTGTACAGCGGGAGCAACATCTACAAGTTTTGAGAAAATATCCAATGTGACGTTTGCAAACATTAATAACAATTCTACATCTACAGCTGGATATGAAGACTTTACTGCCGTTACTGGAAATGTAACTGCTGGTCAGACTTACAATTTCTCAGCATCATTTTCCGGAACTTCTTATGCTGAGGACCAAGTGTTAGTATGGATAGATCTAAACCAAGATGGTGATTTTGATGATGCTGGTGAGAGAGTATTGGTAACATCTGCAAAGACATCTCCATGGACAGGAAGTATTGCAATACCTGCTACTGCAAAAATAGGACAAACAAGAATGAGAGTACGTCTTCACGATTCTACACTCACACCAAACACAACACCTTGCGGAACATCAAGTTATGGACAGGTAGAAGATTATACTCTTAACGTTGGGCAGCTAGCCGTTTCTGATGTTAAGAAAAACTCAGTAAATGTGTATCCTAACCCGGCAAAAGATATCATTAATATTTCTAATGTATCTTCAAAAGCTCAGTTCGAGATCTACTCTGTAGGTGGACAATTGGTAAACCAAGGAATAACAGACGGAAAAGTGAATGTTTCTAAATTAACAAAAGGCGTTTACATCCTATCTGTAGAATCAAATGGTGAGAAAACTCAAACCAAATTCATAAAGAATTAA
- the coaE gene encoding dephospho-CoA kinase (Dephospho-CoA kinase (CoaE) performs the final step in coenzyme A biosynthesis.) codes for MPKIIGLTGGIGSGKTSVAKLLEEKGFPVYYSDDEAKNIVNKDSVLKEKIIELLGTEAYSNGVYNRKYVAEKVFNNSELLEQLNHLIHPAVKIDFEKWVNSQKSEFVFKETALLFELKLHLQCYKSLLITADDNLRIKRTMDRDDKTYREVEAVVQKQMPEKEKIKLADYIIYNNSDFESLRVATDAFVNELN; via the coding sequence ATACCCAAGATTATTGGATTAACAGGTGGAATTGGCTCAGGGAAAACATCAGTCGCAAAATTATTAGAGGAAAAAGGTTTTCCCGTTTATTATTCCGATGATGAAGCAAAGAATATTGTCAACAAAGATTCTGTTTTAAAAGAAAAAATAATTGAGCTTTTGGGAACTGAGGCTTATTCTAATGGCGTTTATAATCGGAAATATGTTGCTGAAAAAGTCTTTAATAATTCTGAACTATTAGAACAATTAAATCATTTGATTCATCCAGCGGTTAAAATAGATTTTGAAAAGTGGGTAAATTCTCAAAAATCAGAATTTGTTTTCAAAGAAACCGCGCTTCTTTTTGAACTGAAACTGCATCTGCAATGCTACAAATCTCTTTTGATTACAGCGGATGACAACCTCAGAATAAAAAGGACAATGGATAGAGATGATAAAACTTATCGTGAAGTAGAAGCTGTTGTACAGAAGCAAATGCCGGAAAAAGAAAAGATCAAACTGGCGGATTATATTATTTACAATAATTCTGATTTTGAAAGTTTGCGAGTTGCAACTGATGCTTTTGTTAATGAACTTAATTAG
- a CDS encoding MBL fold metallo-hydrolase, whose translation MKLYPIQCGKFKLDGGAMFGVVPKTLWEKTNPADERNLIELGTRSLLVEDGKKLILIDCGLGNKQDEKFFGHYSLWGDDSLDKNLKKFGFVKEDITDVFLTHLHFDHCGGAVEWNDDKSGYRAAFKNAHFWTNENHWKWATEPNPREKASFLKENILPLEESGQLNYLPLPITGNYGFAPDLKMDIIFVDGHTEKQMLPVLQYQEKTIVFAADLIPTAGHIPQVYVMGYDTRPLLTLEEKGKFLKQCVDNDYLLFFEHDAHNELASLKMTERGVKLDQTFSFNEVFGY comes from the coding sequence ATGAAGCTATATCCAATACAATGCGGAAAATTCAAACTTGATGGAGGCGCTATGTTTGGCGTAGTTCCAAAAACACTTTGGGAAAAAACCAATCCTGCCGATGAAAGAAATCTCATCGAATTGGGAACACGTTCACTTTTGGTGGAAGACGGCAAAAAATTAATATTGATAGATTGCGGACTTGGTAACAAGCAGGATGAAAAGTTTTTTGGGCATTATTCCCTTTGGGGCGACGATTCTTTGGATAAAAATCTTAAGAAGTTCGGGTTTGTAAAAGAGGATATAACAGACGTTTTTCTCACCCATCTTCACTTCGATCATTGTGGTGGCGCAGTAGAGTGGAATGATGATAAATCCGGTTACAGGGCAGCGTTTAAAAATGCGCATTTCTGGACCAATGAAAATCACTGGAAATGGGCAACCGAACCTAATCCTAGAGAAAAAGCAAGTTTCCTGAAAGAGAATATTTTGCCTTTGGAAGAAAGCGGACAACTCAACTATTTACCATTGCCAATAACCGGTAATTATGGATTTGCTCCCGATTTGAAAATGGATATCATTTTTGTAGATGGACATACGGAAAAACAAATGTTGCCTGTTCTTCAGTATCAGGAAAAAACAATTGTTTTTGCAGCAGATTTGATTCCGACAGCAGGACATATTCCGCAGGTTTATGTAATGGGTTATGATACCAGACCATTGCTTACCTTGGAAGAGAAAGGAAAGTTTTTGAAGCAATGTGTGGATAATGATTATCTTTTGTTTTTTGAGCACGATGCGCATAACGAATTGGCAAGTTTGAAAATGACAGAAAGAGGAGTGAAATTAGACCAGACTTTTAGTTTTAATGAAGTTTTTGGATATTAA
- the ruvB gene encoding Holliday junction branch migration DNA helicase RuvB: MPDFLHPDKDNYSDDDLIQEEKIRPQSFRDFAGQRKTLDNLEVFVAAAKNRGSALDHVLLHGPPGLGKTTLSHIIANELGVNCKITSGPVLDKPGSLAGLLTNLEENDVLFIDEIHRLSPIVEEYLYSAMEDYKIDIMLETGPNARSVQIGLNPFTLIGATTRSGMLTKPMLARFGIQSRLEYYTIELLGMIIERSARVLGVPIYEDAALEIARRSRGTPRIANALLRRVRDFAEIKGNGEIEINITKYALDSLNVDEFGLDDMDNKIMRVMIENFRGKPVGISALATSIGENPETLEEVYEPFLIQEGFIIRTPRGREVTEKAYKHLGISRPKNPGELF, from the coding sequence ATGCCTGATTTTTTACATCCCGATAAAGACAATTATTCTGATGACGATTTGATTCAGGAAGAAAAGATCCGTCCACAGAGCTTCCGGGATTTTGCTGGCCAGCGAAAAACTTTGGACAATCTGGAAGTTTTTGTTGCAGCCGCAAAAAATCGTGGAAGTGCTTTAGATCACGTTCTTTTGCACGGCCCACCAGGATTAGGAAAAACAACCTTATCTCACATCATTGCCAATGAGCTGGGCGTGAATTGCAAAATTACTTCTGGTCCTGTTCTTGATAAACCGGGAAGTTTGGCTGGCTTGCTCACCAATCTGGAAGAAAATGATGTCCTTTTTATAGATGAGATCCATCGTCTGTCCCCGATTGTGGAAGAATATCTTTATTCTGCAATGGAAGATTATAAAATTGACATTATGCTGGAAACCGGTCCCAATGCCAGAAGTGTTCAGATCGGCCTTAATCCGTTTACATTAATAGGCGCTACCACCAGAAGCGGGATGCTCACCAAGCCGATGCTTGCGAGATTCGGAATCCAAAGCCGTTTAGAATACTATACGATAGAGCTTCTCGGGATGATTATCGAAAGAAGTGCAAGGGTTTTAGGCGTTCCAATCTATGAAGATGCAGCGCTGGAAATTGCCAGAAGAAGTAGAGGAACACCTAGAATAGCCAACGCCCTTTTGCGCAGAGTCCGGGATTTTGCCGAAATCAAAGGAAATGGCGAAATCGAAATCAACATCACAAAATATGCGTTGGATTCTCTGAACGTAGATGAGTTTGGACTGGATGATATGGACAATAAAATAATGCGTGTAATGATCGAAAATTTCAGGGGAAAACCCGTTGGTATTTCTGCTCTCGCAACCTCCATAGGTGAAAATCCGGAAACCCTGGAAGAGGTCTATGAGCCGTTTTTGATTCAGGAAGGTTTTATTATTAGAACTCCACGAGGTAGGGAAGTGACGGAAAAAGCTTACAAGCATCTGGGGATTTCCAGACCAAAAAATCCTGGAGAATTATTTTAA
- a CDS encoding LIC_10190 family membrane protein translates to MFIILKTIIFLIIVNFGIGFIISKFLKTRELGFFQVSLYGMMGIIFIETLCAFFVPLDYRVEITLLMLGLSGFLWFIKGKDFTILEFTKNLDFWFWIFVILIIFLGSSSPYLYDHYIYYVSTINYLKEIGFVKGISNLDLLLGQTSFWHIYQSGFSTFIDFNLRINTYVLFLFLIYIYQNKRPFFLLFFPFFLIFIQQPSPDLPVFILTLIVLNEIIERRNNTFVLALSLFAFCIKPISFWLPILVILESFHSRSFKLKSLIPIFIFSLMFTIKNIWLFGFPVFPLSLLDLNFAWKPSKEILTYSSQIGFMKSYDMAYSYQQISEFNIWEKIYHWFTSGYKSVFNIAIILCLVVLGVFAVKRKQLIYKIIFVSVIVKFVLLIIISAQYRFFIDVYLVTIFVLVKDISYEKTIFTAVFLSVLTAVVFTFPDFVKQRFHFGKWMSGFTSSQLVRPIELHIENYKSYQLGNLKFNATEELIEQAPFPAIPLYWLKTYEYYNIFPQLDKGGFVQRKMTNEERLELKKIIVDLEKSTP, encoded by the coding sequence ATGTTTATTATCTTAAAAACCATCATATTCCTTATCATTGTCAATTTTGGTATTGGATTTATAATAAGTAAATTTCTGAAAACTAGAGAATTAGGTTTTTTTCAAGTTTCACTTTACGGAATGATGGGAATCATTTTTATCGAAACTTTATGTGCTTTTTTTGTACCATTGGATTACAGAGTAGAGATTACACTTTTAATGCTAGGTTTGTCAGGGTTTTTATGGTTTATTAAGGGGAAAGATTTTACGATTTTAGAATTCACAAAAAATTTAGATTTCTGGTTTTGGATTTTTGTAATCCTGATTATTTTTTTGGGATCATCTTCACCCTATCTGTATGACCATTATATTTATTATGTCTCCACCATAAATTATCTTAAGGAGATAGGGTTTGTAAAAGGAATATCAAACCTTGATCTTCTTCTTGGGCAGACTTCCTTCTGGCATATCTATCAGTCAGGTTTTTCTACGTTTATCGATTTTAATCTCAGGATTAATACCTATGTTTTATTCCTTTTTCTAATCTATATTTACCAAAATAAGCGACCTTTTTTTCTGTTATTTTTTCCTTTTTTTCTGATTTTTATACAGCAGCCTAGCCCGGATTTGCCGGTGTTTATTCTCACATTGATTGTTCTTAATGAGATTATTGAGAGGCGGAATAACACATTCGTCCTGGCGCTCTCACTCTTCGCTTTTTGCATAAAACCGATTTCTTTTTGGTTACCAATTTTGGTTATTTTAGAAAGTTTTCATTCCAGGAGTTTTAAATTAAAATCGCTGATTCCAATTTTTATTTTCAGCTTGATGTTTACAATCAAAAATATCTGGCTCTTTGGATTTCCTGTATTTCCATTATCATTATTAGACCTCAATTTCGCTTGGAAGCCAAGTAAGGAAATATTGACTTATTCTTCTCAAATAGGCTTTATGAAGTCCTATGATATGGCATATTCTTATCAGCAGATATCGGAATTTAATATCTGGGAAAAAATTTATCATTGGTTTACTTCGGGCTATAAATCGGTCTTCAATATCGCCATTATTTTGTGTTTAGTTGTTTTAGGCGTTTTCGCTGTTAAAAGAAAACAATTGATTTATAAGATAATCTTTGTAAGTGTCATTGTTAAATTTGTTTTACTTATTATCATTTCAGCTCAGTATCGTTTTTTTATTGATGTATATTTAGTTACCATTTTTGTTTTGGTCAAGGATATTAGTTATGAGAAAACTATTTTCACAGCTGTGTTTTTGTCAGTGTTGACGGCTGTGGTTTTTACCTTTCCAGATTTTGTGAAACAGAGATTTCATTTTGGAAAATGGATGTCGGGGTTTACCTCCTCACAACTCGTCAGACCAATAGAATTGCATATAGAAAATTATAAATCTTACCAGCTCGGAAATCTAAAGTTCAATGCGACAGAAGAATTGATTGAACAGGCACCATTTCCGGCAATACCATTATACTGGCTGAAAACTTATGAATATTATAATATTTTCCCACAATTAGATAAAGGCGGCTTCGTACAGAGGAAAATGACTAACGAAGAAAGATTGGAACTCAAAAAAATCATCGTCGATTTAGAAAAATCTACACCGTGA
- a CDS encoding YMGG-like glycine zipper-containing protein, producing MKSLFLIGAVSVLLLTSCNKDEKLQTTTSLEQQKLDYQARQIDLEKQKLAIEKEKINFEKQKDSLNKVNEERAKKQTQVKERVVYRNSSRSSSGSYAGTSSSGSSSSGTSSSTGTTATQKKGWSSAAKGTVIGTVGGAAAGAIISKKNPGLGAVIGGIAGGATGYTIGRAEDRKSGRVQK from the coding sequence ATGAAAAGCTTATTTTTAATCGGAGCAGTTTCAGTACTATTATTAACTTCTTGTAATAAAGATGAAAAACTGCAAACGACAACATCTTTGGAGCAACAGAAACTAGATTATCAGGCTAGACAGATAGATTTAGAAAAGCAAAAGCTAGCCATTGAAAAAGAAAAGATTAACTTCGAAAAACAAAAAGATAGTTTAAATAAAGTTAACGAAGAGAGAGCAAAAAAACAAACGCAGGTAAAAGAGCGTGTAGTTTACAGAAACAGCTCTAGAAGTTCTTCGGGTTCATATGCAGGAACGTCATCATCCGGATCCAGCTCTTCAGGAACTTCTTCTTCCACTGGAACTACAGCAACACAAAAAAAAGGCTGGAGTAGTGCGGCAAAAGGTACTGTGATTGGTACAGTAGGTGGTGCAGCTGCCGGTGCAATTATTTCTAAGAAAAACCCAGGACTAGGTGCGGTAATCGGTGGTATAGCCGGTGGTGCAACAGGTTATACAATTGGTAGGGCAGAGGACAGAAAATCCGGCAGGGTTCAGAAGTAG
- a CDS encoding adenylosuccinate synthase, translating to MSTYVVVGLQYGDEGKGKITDVLSAKSDYVVRFQGGDNAGHTVYVGDEKFVLHLLPSGVLQCKGKCIIANGVVVNPKAFIKEIEQIESKGLKTDHVFISRRSHVIMPYHILLDTYREEEHGGTQIGTTKKGIGPCYEDKIARVGIRMIDLLNPTVLREKIKKNLKVKNSLFEKYFEKPGLDEEEIYQEFLALGEKLKDRIVDTELEINEAIADGKNILFEGAQALMLDIDFGTYPYVTSSSPSTGGVCTGAGVPPTALKNLIGVAKAYTTRVGHGPFPTELDNELGEKIRQIGFEFGATTGRPRRTGWLDVVSLKHACMINGINNLVITKLDVLTGIHPLKIATKYKTEDGKIIDYFTSSTTKLYDYEPIYEELDGWDEDITNARTYDELPANAKKYIEFIEEHLGINVYLVSVGPERSQNIIRKDLF from the coding sequence ATGTCAACTTATGTTGTTGTAGGTCTTCAGTACGGAGACGAAGGCAAAGGAAAGATTACGGATGTACTCTCAGCAAAATCAGATTACGTTGTTCGTTTTCAGGGCGGTGATAATGCCGGACACACGGTATATGTTGGTGATGAAAAATTTGTTTTGCATCTGCTGCCTTCTGGAGTTCTACAGTGTAAAGGTAAATGTATCATCGCCAATGGTGTTGTTGTGAATCCCAAAGCATTTATAAAAGAAATAGAACAGATAGAGAGCAAAGGACTGAAAACTGATCATGTTTTCATTAGCCGAAGATCTCATGTGATAATGCCTTATCATATTTTGTTGGACACTTACAGGGAAGAAGAACACGGCGGAACACAGATCGGCACTACCAAAAAAGGCATAGGTCCTTGTTACGAGGATAAAATCGCGCGAGTTGGAATCAGAATGATTGATCTTCTTAATCCAACTGTATTGAGAGAAAAGATCAAAAAAAATCTGAAAGTCAAGAATTCACTTTTTGAGAAATATTTTGAAAAGCCGGGCTTAGATGAGGAGGAAATATATCAAGAGTTTCTAGCTTTGGGAGAGAAACTGAAGGACAGAATTGTTGATACAGAATTGGAAATCAATGAAGCTATTGCCGATGGAAAGAATATTCTTTTCGAAGGGGCACAGGCATTGATGCTAGATATTGACTTCGGAACTTATCCGTATGTGACGTCTTCTTCACCTTCTACGGGTGGTGTTTGTACAGGTGCGGGTGTACCTCCTACAGCGTTGAAAAATCTGATAGGCGTAGCAAAAGCGTATACCACTAGAGTCGGACATGGTCCTTTTCCAACAGAATTAGATAACGAACTTGGCGAGAAAATCAGACAGATCGGTTTCGAATTCGGAGCGACTACCGGAAGACCTAGAAGAACTGGCTGGCTGGATGTTGTTTCTTTGAAACATGCTTGCATGATTAACGGAATTAATAATCTTGTAATCACAAAGCTGGATGTGCTAACAGGAATTCATCCGCTTAAAATCGCTACAAAATATAAAACTGAAGACGGAAAAATAATTGATTATTTTACATCGTCTACGACTAAACTTTATGACTACGAGCCTATTTATGAAGAATTGGATGGATGGGATGAAGATATAACCAATGCAAGAACTTATGACGAGCTTCCAGCCAATGCCAAAAAGTACATTGAATTTATAGAAGAGCATCTTGGTATTAATGTTTATCTTGTTTCTGTAGGTCCGGAGCGGTCTCAGAACATTATCAGAAAAGATCTTTTTTAA